The following are from one region of the Cyanobium gracile PCC 6307 genome:
- a CDS encoding DUF2103 domain-containing protein, whose translation MARLVITHSTYVEGLIPLLRRLATLPEIDTITPAVITRVRGRSVGLRLRVSTPITGGHKLLARRGSTAQEVFVVTRLSRDQLQEELDRLTN comes from the coding sequence ATGGCCCGGCTGGTGATCACCCACAGCACCTACGTGGAGGGCCTGATCCCGTTGCTCAGGCGGCTGGCGACCCTGCCGGAGATCGACACGATCACCCCGGCAGTGATCACCCGGGTCAGGGGCCGCAGCGTCGGCCTGCGGCTGCGGGTGTCGACCCCGATCACCGGGGGCCACAAGCTGCTGGCCCGCCGGGGCAGCACGGCCCAGGAGGTGTTCGTGGTCACCCGGCTGAGCCGGGATCAGCTGCAGGAGGAGCTGGATCGGCTGACGAACTGA
- a CDS encoding 5-(carboxyamino)imidazole ribonucleotide synthase, producing the protein MAGWFPLRATDPRVQTIADPLSQATPAPLDSIGIVGGGQLAWMLAEAARDLGVALHVQTPGAEDPATRAAASVVLAPVDDVNATRELAGRCGAISFENEWIPLEDLRGLEGPGLRFLPDLDALQPLVSKAGQRRLLGDLHLPAPRWCPLADVLQPELPLSPGGDTDGLPPAGPPSPLQAPAVPRLPDGFRFPLMAKASRGGYDGRGTVPVADLGELEQLLDRVEPDDWILEELVAFERELAIVACRDRQGQVACYPLVQTHQHRRVCDWVLFPAPVDHRVEVFARNVAASLLTALDYVGVLSIEFFYGPSGLQVNELAPRTHNSGHLTIEACRTSQFAQQVRIVAGLPMGATEAVVPGALMVNLLAPEAGDDDQLARRRALEALPDAHLHWYGKRGGGVGRKLGHLTLLLQGRTAEKRELERQRLLAEVRAIWPLPHQPA; encoded by the coding sequence CTGGCGGAGGCCGCCCGGGACCTCGGTGTCGCCTTGCATGTGCAGACGCCCGGCGCCGAGGATCCGGCCACCCGTGCCGCCGCCAGTGTGGTGCTGGCGCCGGTCGATGACGTGAACGCCACCCGGGAGCTGGCGGGCCGCTGCGGCGCCATCAGTTTCGAGAACGAGTGGATCCCGCTCGAGGATCTGCGGGGCCTGGAGGGGCCCGGGCTGCGATTCCTGCCGGATCTCGACGCCCTCCAGCCCCTGGTCAGCAAGGCGGGCCAGCGGCGGCTGCTCGGCGATCTGCATCTGCCCGCCCCCCGCTGGTGTCCCCTGGCCGATGTGCTCCAGCCGGAGCTTCCGCTCTCCCCGGGCGGCGATACGGATGGGTTGCCGCCGGCGGGCCCACCGAGCCCGCTGCAGGCGCCGGCGGTGCCGCGCCTCCCCGACGGCTTCCGCTTTCCCCTGATGGCCAAGGCCAGCCGGGGCGGCTACGACGGCCGGGGCACGGTGCCGGTGGCCGACCTGGGGGAGCTGGAGCAGCTGCTGGATCGCGTCGAGCCGGACGACTGGATCCTCGAGGAGCTGGTGGCCTTCGAGCGGGAACTGGCGATCGTGGCCTGCCGCGACCGACAGGGGCAGGTGGCCTGTTACCCCCTGGTGCAGACCCACCAGCACCGCCGTGTCTGCGACTGGGTTCTCTTCCCCGCACCGGTGGACCACCGGGTGGAGGTGTTCGCCCGCAACGTGGCCGCCTCCCTGCTCACCGCCCTGGATTACGTGGGGGTGCTGTCGATCGAGTTCTTCTACGGGCCCTCGGGGTTGCAGGTCAACGAGCTGGCCCCCCGCACCCACAACTCCGGCCATCTGACGATCGAGGCCTGCCGCACCAGCCAGTTCGCCCAGCAGGTGCGGATCGTCGCCGGTCTGCCGATGGGGGCCACCGAGGCCGTGGTGCCCGGGGCGCTGATGGTCAACCTGCTGGCGCCGGAGGCCGGTGATGACGACCAGCTGGCGCGACGCCGGGCACTGGAGGCCCTCCCGGACGCCCACCTGCACTGGTACGGCAAGCGGGGCGGAGGGGTGGGTCGCAAGCTGGGCCACCTGACCCTGCTTCTGCAGGGCCGAACCGCAGAAAAGCGGGAACTGGAACGGCAGCGCCTGTTGGCCGAGGTGCGGGCCATCTGGCCGCTCCCCCACCAACCCGCCTAG